One part of the Marispirochaeta sp. genome encodes these proteins:
- the ffh gene encoding signal recognition particle protein: MFDKLTRTFSDVLRQVSGKSSITEKNIQDAVEEIKIALLEADVNLRVVRRFVNHTIEDAQGEKVLRSVNPGQQFTKIVHDRMVNLLGSETEGLQLKGPDTLSPILFMGLQGSGKTTTCAKLALRLKKEGRKPLLVAADLVRPAAVKQLQLLGEQTGVPVFAIEGEKKPVKVVKQALSFAKKNSFNTLIVDTSGRMHLDDDLMREIQEINAVLKPVEGLLVADAMTGQQAVEIAKEFNERVGITGVILSKFDSDTRGGAALSLKSVTKKPIKFVGVGEKIDELEQFHPDRMASRILGMGDVVSLVEKAQETIETEEAEELQKKLQSSTFTLQDYLEQFTRIKKMGSLQSLMEMIPGMKGNIDEDALNSKEMKREEAIILSMTLQERHNHRIIGPSRRKRIASGSGTSVFDVNRLLKKFDKMRLMMKKMTRNKKLQAQMLSQFNGNI, from the coding sequence ATGTTTGATAAACTGACACGGACCTTTTCCGATGTTCTACGGCAGGTTTCCGGCAAAAGCAGCATCACTGAGAAAAACATTCAGGACGCGGTAGAAGAGATTAAGATCGCCCTGCTTGAAGCCGACGTTAACCTGCGGGTGGTGCGTCGATTTGTCAATCATACCATCGAAGACGCCCAGGGGGAAAAGGTCCTTCGTTCGGTAAACCCCGGACAGCAGTTCACCAAGATAGTACACGACAGAATGGTAAACCTGCTGGGTTCCGAAACGGAAGGACTCCAGTTAAAGGGACCGGATACCTTGAGTCCCATCCTGTTTATGGGTCTGCAGGGCTCGGGTAAAACAACCACCTGCGCCAAGCTGGCGCTGCGGCTGAAAAAAGAGGGACGCAAGCCTCTGTTGGTCGCCGCCGACCTTGTCCGCCCCGCCGCGGTCAAGCAGCTTCAACTGCTTGGGGAGCAGACCGGGGTCCCTGTTTTTGCAATCGAGGGCGAAAAAAAGCCGGTAAAGGTCGTCAAGCAGGCTCTGAGCTTTGCTAAAAAGAACAGCTTCAATACATTGATCGTCGATACCTCCGGACGAATGCATCTGGACGACGATCTGATGAGGGAGATCCAGGAGATCAATGCCGTATTGAAGCCGGTGGAGGGACTGCTGGTTGCCGACGCCATGACGGGACAGCAGGCTGTGGAAATCGCCAAAGAGTTCAACGAGCGTGTAGGGATAACCGGTGTAATCCTTTCCAAGTTTGATTCCGACACCCGTGGCGGTGCTGCCCTTTCGCTGAAAAGCGTTACAAAAAAGCCGATCAAATTTGTCGGTGTCGGGGAAAAGATTGATGAACTCGAGCAGTTTCACCCTGACCGCATGGCTTCCCGGATTCTCGGAATGGGAGACGTTGTCTCGCTGGTGGAAAAAGCCCAGGAGACAATTGAGACAGAAGAGGCCGAGGAGCTCCAGAAAAAGCTGCAGAGCTCCACTTTTACCCTTCAGGATTACCTGGAACAGTTTACAAGAATTAAAAAAATGGGTAGTCTGCAGTCTCTTATGGAAATGATTCCCGGTATGAAGGGAAATATCGACGAAGATGCGTTGAACAGCAAGGAGATGAAGAGGGAAGAGGCGATAATACTTTCCATGACCCTTCAGGAACGTCATAACCATCGCATAATCGGTCCTTCACGGCGCAAAAGAATTGCATCGGGAAGCGGCACATCGGTGTTTGACGTTAATCGCCTTTTGAAGAAGTTTGATAAAATGCGTCTGATGATGAAGAAAATGACCAGGAATAAAAAACTTCAGGCTCAGATGCTTTCACAGTTTAATGGTAATATATAG
- the rpsP gene encoding 30S ribosomal protein S16 produces MSVKIRLKRFGTKKRPYYRIVVMDSRAPRDGRAIEEVGLYHPIEVEEKQLSIKEERIREWISKGARPTDTVKRLLNKLNLYIK; encoded by the coding sequence GTGAGCGTTAAGATCAGATTGAAAAGGTTCGGCACGAAGAAAAGGCCGTACTACCGGATTGTTGTTATGGATTCCCGCGCTCCGCGGGACGGGCGTGCTATCGAAGAGGTCGGCCTCTATCACCCCATCGAAGTAGAAGAGAAACAATTAAGTATCAAGGAAGAGCGTATTCGTGAGTGGATCTCCAAGGGAGCACGCCCCACAGATACAGTAAAGCGGCTTCTTAACAAATTGAATCTTTACATTAAATAA
- a CDS encoding KH domain-containing protein — MEKDLVEYIAKSLVDDPAEVVVNVIEGEKSTILELRVSPDDIGKVIGKHGRIAKAVRTILSAAATKTGKRIVLEILD; from the coding sequence GTGGAAAAAGATCTCGTTGAATATATTGCGAAATCTCTGGTAGACGACCCGGCAGAGGTCGTGGTTAACGTTATAGAAGGTGAGAAATCGACGATTCTGGAACTCCGGGTTTCTCCCGACGATATTGGCAAGGTTATCGGTAAGCACGGTCGCATTGCCAAAGCTGTACGAACCATACTGAGCGCCGCAGCTACCAAGACCGGAAAAAGGATCGTGCTGGAAATTCTCGATTGA
- the rimM gene encoding ribosome maturation factor RimM (Essential for efficient processing of 16S rRNA), whose protein sequence is MERITVARIGKTHGLKGYIKVNSFSGSYGHLIDIEEGILVFRHGKEIPVRIEAVVPFGDRALMKFVGYDTPESARTLTGGELWVDKKHAAPLGQDEYYIADLKGCSVIHGDEELGTVIGVAETGQADLLEVKTVDRGFRYLPLKDEYVGRVDTKGKRIELKAVWILE, encoded by the coding sequence ATGGAACGGATTACCGTCGCGCGGATCGGGAAAACCCATGGCCTGAAAGGGTATATCAAGGTGAACAGCTTCTCCGGGAGTTACGGACATCTTATTGATATCGAAGAAGGTATACTGGTCTTTCGTCATGGTAAGGAGATTCCAGTTCGAATCGAGGCGGTCGTTCCTTTCGGCGACCGGGCACTGATGAAGTTCGTCGGCTATGATACTCCCGAATCAGCTCGAACTCTCACGGGAGGGGAACTCTGGGTTGATAAAAAACATGCCGCCCCGTTAGGACAGGACGAGTATTATATTGCTGACCTGAAGGGCTGCTCGGTTATTCACGGCGACGAGGAGCTTGGAACAGTCATTGGTGTAGCCGAAACGGGTCAGGCCGACCTGTTAGAGGTTAAAACCGTTGACCGTGGTTTTCGGTATCTTCCTCTCAAGGATGAATACGTCGGACGGGTGGATACGAAAGGCAAAAGAATCGAGCTTAAGGCCGTCTGGATTCTGGAATGA
- the trmD gene encoding tRNA (guanosine(37)-N1)-methyltransferase TrmD — protein MKVSILTLFPEIMEGYFCSSIMAKAVDRGLFSYRLINFREFATDKHRTCDDAPYGGGAGMVLKPEPLAKALEFVGTGGKRVVFPSPSGRLFRQSMAEEFSREEELVIICGRYEGLDQRIIDSYVDDEVCVGDYVLSSGEVAAMVIIDAVYRLREGIISAESLEEESFSDGLLEYPHYTRPEIFDGEKVPEILLSGHHEKIHEWRTRQRLEKTLANRPELLKNRNLDDGEKRILKELTRKQGNQGGENP, from the coding sequence ATGAAGGTAAGCATTCTTACCCTCTTTCCGGAAATTATGGAGGGCTATTTTTGCTCTTCCATAATGGCGAAGGCTGTTGATCGCGGGTTGTTTTCGTACCGGCTGATCAATTTTCGGGAATTCGCCACGGATAAACACAGGACCTGTGATGACGCACCCTATGGCGGCGGCGCCGGTATGGTGCTGAAACCCGAACCATTGGCGAAAGCTTTGGAGTTCGTGGGGACAGGCGGCAAGCGGGTTGTATTTCCGAGTCCTTCCGGACGGCTGTTTCGCCAATCCATGGCTGAAGAGTTTTCCCGGGAGGAAGAACTGGTTATTATCTGCGGCCGTTACGAAGGGCTTGATCAGCGTATCATTGACAGCTACGTTGATGACGAAGTATGTGTAGGCGACTACGTGCTTTCCTCGGGCGAGGTAGCAGCCATGGTGATCATTGATGCTGTGTATCGGCTAAGGGAGGGGATAATAAGCGCTGAGTCCCTGGAGGAGGAGAGCTTCTCCGACGGACTGCTTGAGTATCCTCATTACACGCGCCCGGAGATTTTTGATGGAGAAAAGGTCCCGGAAATCCTTTTGTCGGGGCATCATGAGAAGATACATGAATGGAGAACGAGGCAGCGCCTGGAGAAAACCCTGGCTAATCGGCCGGAACTGTTGAAAAATCGGAACCTCGATGACGGGGAGAAGAGAATACTAAAGGAACTAACGAGAAAACAAGGAAATCAGGGAGGAGAAAACCCATGA
- the rplS gene encoding 50S ribosomal protein L19 → MNTINAIEAEQLKENIDEFRIGDTVKVHFKIVEGTTERVQIFEGIVIAKNNSGIRKTFTVRKISYGVGVERVFPVHSPRVERVEVVRRGRVRRAKLYYLRSRVGKAAKVTELIRRKQQKTKAEQA, encoded by the coding sequence ATGAATACCATTAATGCCATTGAAGCCGAACAGTTGAAGGAAAATATCGACGAGTTTCGCATTGGCGATACTGTTAAAGTACACTTCAAGATTGTTGAAGGAACAACAGAACGTGTTCAGATTTTTGAAGGGATTGTTATAGCCAAGAATAACAGCGGTATTCGCAAGACCTTCACAGTCAGAAAGATATCCTATGGAGTAGGCGTTGAGCGTGTGTTCCCTGTCCACTCGCCACGGGTGGAACGAGTTGAGGTAGTGCGCCGCGGACGTGTACGCCGGGCAAAGCTTTACTATCTGCGAAGCAGAGTAGGTAAGGCTGCCAAGGTTACTGAACTTATACGGCGGAAGCAGCAGAAAACAAAGGCCGAGCAGGCCTGA
- a CDS encoding EscU/YscU/HrcU family type III secretion system export apparatus switch protein → MKEFTQQQAVSLKYDPAMPAPFVSAKAKGFLAQRMIDIAEESGIPILSAGKTAEDLFFLDPGELIPEYLFAVVAEIFAFIYSVQES, encoded by the coding sequence ATGAAGGAGTTCACCCAACAACAGGCTGTTAGTCTCAAGTATGATCCCGCAATGCCCGCCCCTTTTGTGTCGGCCAAGGCAAAAGGTTTCCTGGCCCAGCGCATGATCGACATAGCGGAAGAGTCTGGAATTCCCATACTATCTGCAGGGAAAACAGCTGAGGATCTTTTCTTTCTTGATCCCGGTGAACTTATACCGGAATACCTTTTTGCTGTAGTTGCGGAAATATTTGCATTTATATACAGTGTACAGGAATCCTGA
- a CDS encoding HD-GYP domain-containing protein produces MKNINVDDLKAGMKFDQPVYIDGENILVPAEIRINEKDIARLRKWEIESVQTAGSLIDEEEERKTKEKTIKDLKESQSYKELLQIYLAAVKQINILFATLRQGRRVTTKELNKVAELLYQTVKRAPTEMTGITIRADKNRQGIAVSSVNCAILAMVTGMNLKLDDAKLHSLVLGALLHDVGMLKMPDAILNKSGDLHESELKTIYTHTVHSYNIITKELGYPEEIGLIALQHHERWDGKGYPHKISGDQIYILARVVSLVDSFEAMVRDKPYRDSMIGYSAMRQILNDNSRRFDSSIVKVFLKSMGIYPLGSVVILNDGSIGSVVRTHASVPLRPVIRILMDSDGNRFDNNDGETIDLLETKTLFIVRAINPQELGKRRENR; encoded by the coding sequence ATGAAAAACATAAACGTAGACGATCTGAAAGCCGGAATGAAGTTTGATCAACCCGTGTACATCGATGGAGAAAATATCCTTGTACCGGCGGAAATACGTATAAACGAAAAAGACATCGCTCGTCTGCGGAAATGGGAAATAGAGTCTGTCCAGACCGCTGGATCGCTTATAGACGAAGAAGAAGAGAGAAAGACAAAAGAGAAGACCATAAAAGATCTTAAGGAGTCACAAAGCTACAAGGAGCTTCTTCAAATTTATCTCGCGGCGGTCAAGCAGATTAACATTCTGTTCGCAACACTGCGGCAGGGAAGGCGAGTTACTACCAAGGAGCTTAATAAGGTAGCGGAGCTGCTATATCAGACGGTAAAGAGGGCCCCCACAGAAATGACGGGAATCACGATTCGGGCCGATAAAAACCGGCAGGGTATCGCGGTCAGCTCAGTAAACTGCGCGATACTGGCCATGGTTACCGGCATGAACCTGAAGCTGGATGACGCAAAGCTCCACAGTCTTGTCCTGGGCGCCCTGCTCCATGATGTTGGCATGTTGAAGATGCCTGACGCTATTCTTAACAAGTCAGGGGATCTTCATGAATCTGAACTAAAAACAATCTATACCCATACGGTCCACTCGTACAACATAATAACAAAAGAACTGGGGTATCCGGAGGAGATCGGGCTAATAGCATTGCAGCACCACGAACGATGGGACGGGAAAGGGTATCCTCATAAGATATCAGGAGACCAGATCTACATCCTGGCCCGCGTAGTATCACTTGTTGACTCCTTTGAGGCTATGGTCAGAGATAAACCCTACCGGGACTCCATGATTGGTTACAGCGCCATGAGGCAGATCCTGAACGACAATTCCAGACGCTTTGACAGCAGCATTGTGAAGGTGTTTCTGAAGAGTATGGGGATCTATCCTTTGGGGAGCGTGGTTATCCTGAATGACGGTTCTATAGGAAGCGTTGTGCGGACCCATGCATCCGTTCCGCTGCGGCCGGTGATTAGAATCCTGATGGACAGTGATGGCAATCGGTTTGACAACAACGACGGCGAAACCATTGATCTTCTTGAAACAAAAACCTTGTTCATCGTACGGGCCATAAATCCACAAGAACTTGGAAAAAGGCGGGAAAACAGATGA
- a CDS encoding YraN family protein: protein MNRSQRGRSGERDAAEYLQKLGHDIVKQNYYTRNGEIDLITRIDDRLHFVEVKTWRLSPENLEFSIDNRKIHRIQCTARDFLAKNDRFRNCEKQFDVVYITEPDHSVHYIPQAFEGGAE from the coding sequence ATGAACCGGTCACAACGAGGACGTTCCGGAGAACGGGACGCAGCTGAATATTTACAGAAATTAGGACACGATATAGTCAAACAGAATTACTATACACGGAACGGAGAAATTGATCTGATAACCCGCATCGATGATAGACTACATTTTGTTGAGGTTAAAACATGGCGTTTGTCTCCTGAGAATCTGGAGTTTTCCATTGATAATAGAAAAATTCATCGGATTCAGTGTACTGCCAGGGATTTCCTGGCAAAAAACGACAGGTTCCGGAACTGTGAAAAACAGTTTGATGTGGTATATATCACAGAACCGGACCATAGTGTGCATTACATACCGCAGGCCTTCGAAGGTGGAGCAGAATGA
- a CDS encoding HEAT repeat domain-containing protein, with the protein MKIKSSVTVLLVILFALSVVYAQESEQNVSRDKTATIEELYLQSGDIMIMREMAFLDDRDMKLMSLTMIEESIKDGSFSTGDPGAHFVLDYLSEEGISRVVRRNNRTVNYFPTVRREACRLLGELGGENSKDTLLNVLRTDDDPVVLAEATYALGVIGLDEEGEVSRAIAFALQNQDQMVPNDNFAHASLLAIQKLIEKNGSTNNRQVYSAVVQIAQNGNYIRPVKEKAYQVISLMREQN; encoded by the coding sequence ATGAAAATCAAGTCTAGTGTTACTGTTCTTCTGGTGATCCTCTTTGCCCTATCTGTGGTATACGCCCAGGAATCGGAGCAAAACGTATCCAGGGACAAGACCGCCACCATCGAAGAACTGTATCTTCAGAGCGGCGATATTATGATAATGCGGGAAATGGCCTTCCTTGATGACCGTGATATGAAGCTTATGTCCCTTACCATGATCGAAGAGTCAATCAAGGACGGTTCTTTCAGTACCGGAGATCCAGGTGCCCATTTTGTTCTTGATTACCTGTCTGAAGAGGGTATCAGCAGGGTTGTCAGGCGAAATAACAGGACAGTTAACTACTTTCCTACAGTACGCCGGGAAGCGTGCAGGCTGCTTGGTGAACTTGGTGGTGAGAACTCTAAGGACACCTTACTCAACGTCCTTCGGACAGACGATGATCCTGTAGTGCTTGCGGAAGCAACGTACGCACTTGGTGTTATCGGATTGGATGAAGAAGGCGAAGTCAGCCGGGCTATAGCCTTTGCTCTTCAAAACCAGGACCAGATGGTCCCGAACGACAACTTTGCCCATGCCTCACTTTTGGCAATACAGAAACTGATAGAAAAGAACGGTTCAACCAACAACCGTCAGGTTTATTCGGCAGTTGTCCAGATCGCTCAGAACGGGAACTACATCCGTCCGGTTAAAGAAAAAGCGTATCAGGTAATCTCCCTCATGAGAGAACAGAACTAA
- the coaD gene encoding pantetheine-phosphate adenylyltransferase: MERAFLPGSFDPPTNGHLNLITRAARIFDELHVVIAFNRGKNYLFDENERKALMMELVKDMPNVTVSLWDRLVVDYAKREKISVMIRGVRALADFSYEFELAMTNKELYPPLEIIFMPTDPKYFVLRSSAIKEIAMFGGDIETMVPPNVAAALKKRLSSA, encoded by the coding sequence ATGGAAAGAGCTTTTCTTCCAGGTTCCTTTGATCCGCCTACAAATGGTCATCTTAACCTTATTACCCGTGCCGCCAGGATTTTTGACGAGCTGCATGTTGTTATTGCATTCAATCGTGGTAAGAATTACCTTTTCGATGAAAATGAACGCAAAGCGCTGATGATGGAGCTTGTTAAGGATATGCCGAACGTAACCGTTAGTCTGTGGGACCGGCTTGTAGTGGATTATGCGAAACGGGAAAAAATATCCGTTATGATTCGCGGGGTCCGGGCCCTGGCCGATTTCAGCTACGAGTTTGAGCTGGCTATGACCAATAAGGAACTTTATCCGCCTTTGGAGATTATCTTTATGCCGACGGACCCTAAATACTTTGTTTTGCGGTCCTCTGCGATAAAGGAGATTGCCATGTTCGGCGGGGATATTGAGACAATGGTCCCTCCTAATGTCGCAGCGGCACTGAAAAAGCGCTTATCAAGTGCTTGA
- the rpmF gene encoding 50S ribosomal protein L32 yields MAVPKYKTSKARSRRRRSINNRLVAPQLTECGTCGNKVLPHRVCPKCGFYRGRQVLDLKDMA; encoded by the coding sequence ATGGCAGTACCAAAATATAAAACTTCTAAAGCACGTTCACGGCGGCGCCGGTCCATTAACAACCGACTGGTGGCTCCTCAGCTTACTGAATGTGGTACCTGCGGCAACAAAGTACTCCCACACCGCGTTTGCCCTAAATGCGGTTTCTATCGGGGCCGGCAGGTCCTGGATCTTAAAGATATGGCCTAA
- the acpP gene encoding acyl carrier protein — translation MDDLFERLKKLIAEKLEIEEDQIKMEASFRQDLGADSLDTYELVYAIEEELGISIPDEKANEFETVADALEYIKSQVK, via the coding sequence ATGGATGATCTTTTTGAAAGGCTCAAGAAACTGATCGCCGAGAAACTGGAGATTGAAGAGGACCAGATAAAGATGGAAGCCTCTTTCCGTCAGGACCTCGGAGCTGATAGTCTCGATACATACGAACTTGTCTATGCTATCGAAGAAGAGCTCGGAATCAGTATTCCCGACGAAAAGGCAAATGAGTTTGAAACTGTTGCCGATGCTCTTGAGTACATTAAATCACAGGTAAAATAG
- the rnc gene encoding ribonuclease III, whose amino-acid sequence MGSLPKLQSFNTPTVNAERKKELLLFERNAKVRFKRLDLLNLAFTHRSYANENPGVVDNNEKLEFLGDSVLGIVISDYLFRSLPDKNEGDLARIKSFVVSETSLAEIARALRVDNFILIGKGEEHSGGRKKKAILADCMEAIIGAYYLDSGIKCARNFILSFFVEEINKVLENKHQKDYKTLLQEFAQKKYHSYPRYRLVKKSGPDHDRTFWIEVELNNRNFGPGKGKNKKQAEQEAASIAYEYLCEANQDSLDLSSL is encoded by the coding sequence GTGGGGTCCTTACCAAAACTTCAGTCATTTAACACCCCGACTGTGAATGCAGAGCGTAAAAAGGAGTTACTCCTTTTTGAACGTAATGCGAAAGTCAGGTTCAAGAGACTTGATCTCTTGAACCTTGCTTTTACCCACCGTTCCTACGCCAATGAAAACCCCGGTGTGGTAGACAATAACGAAAAACTTGAATTCCTCGGCGACAGTGTCCTCGGAATTGTTATAAGCGACTACCTGTTCAGGTCCCTTCCGGACAAAAATGAAGGAGATCTGGCGCGTATTAAGTCCTTTGTCGTCAGCGAAACCAGCCTGGCAGAGATTGCCAGAGCTTTGAGGGTTGATAATTTCATATTAATAGGCAAGGGCGAAGAGCATTCCGGAGGGCGTAAAAAGAAAGCGATCCTGGCGGATTGTATGGAAGCAATTATCGGGGCTTACTATCTGGATTCAGGCATTAAATGCGCCCGTAATTTTATTCTTTCTTTTTTTGTGGAAGAAATTAACAAGGTTCTTGAGAACAAACACCAAAAGGACTATAAAACACTTCTGCAGGAATTTGCCCAGAAAAAGTACCACAGTTACCCCCGTTACCGGCTTGTAAAAAAATCAGGACCAGACCACGATCGGACCTTCTGGATCGAGGTTGAACTGAACAATCGCAATTTTGGCCCGGGTAAAGGAAAAAACAAAAAACAGGCAGAACAGGAAGCCGCATCTATTGCGTACGAGTATTTATGCGAGGCGAATCAGGATTCCCTGGACCTCAGTTCCCTGTAA
- a CDS encoding HD domain-containing protein, producing the protein MHVPKNICTINTILKQAGYQCYIVGGAVRNTVAGIPPTDYDLATDAPPQEVQRLFHRTVPTGIDHGTVTILLGGGQYEITTFRTESTYSDSRHPDKVEFSSSIEEDLSRRDFTMNALAWNVSEARLIDLYEGADAIRSGMIIAIGSPAERFFEDPLRILRACRFAAQLGFTVENATKEAAVASVQDLRKISCERVRDEFSKLVMGKFCAQGLFLLRDLGILPVLFPELHQCTGVFQKGSHAFDVFEHSVYACEGAPEEDIVLRLAALFHDLGKPASAAIANDGTISFHGHETIGADITRKLMSRLKYPKQIIRDTLHLVRQHMFNYTDEWTDAAVRRFIARVGTEHLENLIMLRRADSYGLERRPLPLEYVKTLQSRITGLLSDEAAVKLKDLAVNGSDLMEQGIPAGPLLGVILDQLLETVLDDPEMNTREKLIPLAKNLYRELRSRES; encoded by the coding sequence ATGCATGTACCTAAGAATATCTGCACAATTAACACTATTCTCAAACAGGCAGGTTACCAGTGCTATATTGTCGGCGGGGCCGTTCGAAATACCGTTGCTGGTATTCCTCCGACGGATTACGACCTTGCCACAGACGCCCCTCCACAGGAGGTTCAGCGCCTTTTTCACCGGACTGTTCCTACCGGAATAGACCACGGTACTGTAACGATTCTGTTGGGCGGCGGTCAGTATGAGATCACCACTTTTCGCACTGAATCAACCTACAGCGATTCCCGCCATCCTGACAAGGTTGAATTCTCCTCTTCTATTGAAGAAGACCTGAGCCGCCGGGATTTTACCATGAACGCCCTGGCCTGGAATGTTTCGGAGGCCAGGCTTATCGATCTGTACGAGGGCGCTGATGCGATTCGCTCCGGGATGATTATTGCCATAGGTTCTCCTGCAGAACGTTTTTTCGAGGACCCATTGCGGATACTCAGGGCATGCCGTTTTGCTGCCCAGCTCGGGTTTACCGTTGAAAATGCAACCAAAGAGGCGGCAGTTGCTTCCGTTCAAGATTTACGCAAAATCTCTTGTGAACGCGTACGGGATGAGTTTTCAAAGCTTGTTATGGGAAAATTCTGCGCTCAGGGACTCTTTCTGCTGCGGGATCTTGGTATTCTTCCGGTACTCTTTCCCGAACTGCACCAATGCACCGGCGTTTTTCAGAAGGGTTCCCACGCCTTCGATGTATTTGAACATAGTGTGTATGCCTGTGAAGGCGCCCCGGAGGAGGACATTGTTCTGCGCCTGGCAGCTCTCTTTCACGACCTGGGAAAACCCGCAAGCGCCGCAATAGCTAATGACGGCACAATCAGCTTTCATGGTCATGAAACTATCGGCGCGGACATTACCAGGAAGCTCATGAGTCGGCTTAAGTATCCCAAACAGATAATCCGCGACACCCTGCACCTTGTCCGTCAGCATATGTTCAATTATACCGATGAATGGACCGATGCTGCTGTACGCAGGTTCATTGCCAGGGTCGGAACAGAACACCTGGAAAATCTTATTATGCTTCGCCGTGCAGATTCCTATGGCCTTGAGCGCCGACCATTGCCTTTGGAATACGTAAAAACACTTCAAAGCCGTATTACCGGACTTCTTTCCGATGAAGCAGCCGTAAAACTGAAGGATCTGGCGGTGAACGGAAGTGACCTGATGGAACAGGGAATTCCTGCAGGACCTTTACTTGGTGTTATACTTGATCAATTGCTGGAGACAGTTCTGGATGACCCTGAAATGAACACCCGGGAAAAGCTGATCCCCCTGGCGAAAAACCTTTACAGGGAACTGAGGTCCAGGGAATCCTGA
- a CDS encoding flagellin, producing MIINHNMSAHFAQRTLKFSNRRVDGNMEALSSGMRINRAGDDASGLAVSEKMRSQIRGLQRAERNAQDGISFIQTTEGYLQESQDILQRMRELAVQSSNGIYSTEDRMQIQVEISQLVDEINRIASHAQFNGMNMLTGRFASQTGENVVTASMWFHIGANMDQRERVYIGTMTAQGLGVQGANGVPETATFISMESPDQANIAIGVIDEALKKVSKQRADLGAYQNRLEYATQGLSIGAENLQASESRIRDADMAEEMVDFTRNQILVQSGTAMLAQANQKTQSVLQLFQ from the coding sequence ATGATCATCAATCACAACATGAGCGCCCACTTCGCTCAACGGACTCTGAAATTCTCAAACCGCCGGGTAGACGGTAACATGGAAGCCCTGTCTTCGGGCATGCGCATTAATCGCGCTGGCGATGATGCTTCCGGACTGGCGGTAAGCGAAAAGATGAGGTCTCAGATTCGCGGTCTGCAGCGGGCCGAACGGAACGCCCAGGATGGTATCTCTTTTATCCAGACAACTGAAGGATACCTTCAGGAAAGCCAGGACATTCTGCAGAGGATGAGGGAACTCGCCGTACAATCTTCCAACGGAATCTACTCTACAGAAGACCGCATGCAAATTCAGGTGGAGATTTCTCAGCTGGTTGACGAGATCAACCGAATCGCCAGCCACGCCCAGTTTAACGGCATGAACATGCTCACCGGGCGTTTTGCGTCACAGACTGGTGAAAATGTGGTTACCGCTTCAATGTGGTTCCATATAGGCGCAAACATGGACCAGCGCGAACGGGTTTACATCGGAACCATGACAGCCCAGGGCCTTGGTGTTCAGGGAGCCAACGGTGTACCCGAGACAGCCACCTTCATCTCCATGGAAAGCCCCGATCAGGCCAATATTGCAATCGGTGTTATCGATGAGGCCCTGAAAAAGGTATCCAAACAAAGGGCAGACCTTGGTGCCTACCAGAACCGTCTTGAATACGCCACCCAGGGACTTTCTATTGGAGCAGAAAACCTCCAGGCCTCTGAATCCCGCATTCGTGACGCGGACATGGCAGAAGAAATGGTTGATTTTACCCGCAACCAGATTCTGGTACAGAGCGGAACCGCAATGCTTGCCCAGGCGAATCAGAAGACCCAGTCGGTACTGCAGCTTTTCCAGTAA